The Penaeus vannamei isolate JL-2024 chromosome 4, ASM4276789v1, whole genome shotgun sequence genome segment aggagggaagggaaagggaaggggagagggggaggagggaaggagaggagggagggaagggagagggaagagggggataagggggaagggaggaagggagaaggagaggaagggagaaggaaagaggagtgggaataggagaaagggaggaggagagggagaaggagggaggagggaaaagaggagagggaagggaagggagggagaagggaggaggaagggaaagaaaggggagagaggaagggaaaagggaggaggagaggaggggagagggagaaggcaaagggagaaggaggagggagggagagggagaggagggaaggggaaagggaaggggagggagaagggggaaagagggaggaatgggagaaagggagaaatgggagaaagagggaggaagaggaggaaaaagagagagagagagagagagagagagagagagagagagagagagagagagagagagagagagagagagagagagagagagagagagagagagagagaaagagagaaagagagagaaagagaaagagagagagagagagagagagaggaacggaggcgGGTAAACATAGGCAGAGGTACAAAAACGGAAGcgttaatgagaaaaaaatcgcGCTAGTAGATTGACGTACCTAGACTCAATTTAAGCCgaactatttttatcatatttcccgAGGACGGAGCCACAGAATTCACTAACCATGGTAATCTAGTTGGGTTTAcatatgttgagagagagagagagagagagagagatagagatagagatagagatagagatagagatagagagatagagatagagagagagagagagagagagagagagagagagggagagcccgagagagagagagagagagagagtgatgagggagagagaacgagtgagtgagtgagtgggggaagcagggaaagagagagatataagagagagagagagagaagagagacagagagggagagagtagagagaacgaggaagagagagagagagagggagagtgggaaacgagagaaagagagagagagagagggaaacgagggacagagagagagagaaagagatagacggataggagacagagagacaagagagaggggtgaggatagGGATAGAAGTAGAGGaagtgagtggagagagacaaagaggataggagtgagggtagagagaagaggggagagagggagtgagagagaggaggagggagagagagagagagaaggggggaaagagggagagtgggaaacaagagggaaagagagagaggagagacaaagagagggaattgagggagagggagagagagagagagagagagagagagagagagagagagagagagagagagagatgagagagagagtagtagtgagagaaagagagagagagagaggtgaagaggagtaATGGAAGGACCTTagcaaaagatagataaatacaaaacaaatataacaagatgtataaacagatacatagatacatttgcAAAAGATGTGTGGAAATTCTTTAAAAAGAGCCAGGGAGATAGACAGgtgaacacaaataaaacaagaatacataaagagggagaaaaagagagaaagagagagagagagagaagagagagagagagagagagagagagagagagagagagagagagagagagagagatgagagagagagagagagagagagagagagatgaagaagcgagagagagaaagaaagagagagagatagagaagagagagaaagagaagagagaaagaaagagagatagagagagagagagagagagagagagagagagagagagagagagagagagagagagagagaaagagagagagaaagagaaagaaaaagagaaagagagagcgatagatacagaatcagaaagagacaatgaaataaataaaataaaaataaaccccgCCCGCACCCACCCTTCCTAACCGCCTTCTCTCCCGCAGGATGTCCTTCCGTGACAAGGGCGTGCGCAAGGCGTGCTGGGAGTCCCGCGACAGGTACTGGGCGTGCCTCGACCTTCCCGACGTCCACCGCGACCACTGCCTCGACCTGCGCCGCCTCTACGAGCTCTCCTGTCCTAGCCATTGGGTGAGGGGTCGTTGCACTCTGAACAagacttttttcctctttctttgttttggtactattcgtttatttatgtatagttTTATTTGTGTAGATGTTTGTTTTGTGAGCGACTCGTGTATCTCTTGGTTTTTACTTATCCGGATGTTATTGTTTGTAGATTATATTTAGTCGTTCCTCTATTCAATggttacttattcatttattttcttattcatttcgtTATGTGTCAAATATATTAAGTCTCTGTTATCTAATGTTTACATGTATTTAGTGTACGATTGGATAACTTCTTCGCTACGTTTCCACGCTTGCAATTATCAATTTCAATCCTATTCCGTGTTCTTTGCTTGTgttctattataatgattatgctgattATTTGTGGTTTGTTTCTGGTTGTTGCTGtattcaaatttcttttttttttctttttcctcatggCTTATGTTGCAAAAGCGTCCTTGATCTatttttgctgtttctttttaACCACTGTTTGTCTTTGTCCCTTGTCTTTATGCATGTCTCTGTCATCTCTTATCTTTTAAATTTCCTGTCTATGGCTTTTTGTTGGATCTTTATGAGTCTGTACTCCGCCATATCTCCATCTctactttattctatttttgtttgtttttcttcttttttgccgctctgttttgttattgttttcaagaCGTTTCCAAAATTATCTTAAGGGGATATGAACTTGGTAGATTTTAGGATAGTTCAACGCGCTTGCAGAGAAAATGGGATTTTAAGATTCACAATTGAATTTTGACTTTACGTAATTCAGTATATTGGTACTCTTCAGTTTCGTCTCCATTTTTAAATTCATACTTTTTCTgatctttttactctctcttttttactatatgtatgtttttttctattaaatttgtttctttctttatcctttgtccttgttttgtttgtatggttTTCCTAGCCTCTCTTTGTTTCAGCtttgtttgtttcctctttttgtaacttctttgccttttcttcttttcataccATAAATGACTATACacttattatatttctttcacaTGATTGAGTTCCTTTCCCCGATAGCCAAGAACACTTTCCACATTTAATTTTTTctaacaattttttttaaattcccacTTTACCAAACTACacctgtaaataaatataaacaaacaaacacttttcGACGACTTTGGattaattttcccctatttttccccCGCAGGTGAAACATTTTGACCGAAAACGTCAGTATATGGAA includes the following:
- the LOC113806550 gene encoding cytochrome c oxidase assembly factor 6 homolog isoform X1, with translation MSFRDKGVRKACWESRDRYWACLDLPDVHRDHCLDLRRLYELSCPSHWVKHFDRKRQYMEFKERIHTVGLLEAATMSPCPALEASLARRHRVYSQVVFT
- the LOC113806550 gene encoding cytochrome c oxidase assembly factor 6 homolog isoform X2 — its product is MSFRDKGVRKACWESRDRYWACLDLPDVHRDHCLDLRRLYELSCPSHWVKHFDRKRQYMEFKERIHTTPGGGHNVAMPRP